In Morococcus cerebrosus, a single genomic region encodes these proteins:
- the carA gene encoding glutamine-hydrolyzing carbamoyl-phosphate synthase small subunit, with amino-acid sequence MTTPALLVLADGSVFHGTSIGYEGSTSGEVVFNTSMTGYQEILTDPSYCKQIVTLTYPHIGNTGTNAEDEESRSVYAAGLIIRDLPLLHSNFRASESLHDYLVRNKTVAIADIDTRRLTTLLREKGAQGGAILTGADATVEKAQELIAAFGSMVGKDLAKEVSCTEAYEWTEGEWALGKGFVTPAEQPFHVVAYDFGVKTNILRMLASRGCRLTVVPAQTSAEDVLALNPDGVFLSNGPGDPEPCDYAIEAVQKLMASGKPIFGICLGHQLISLAIGAKTLKMHFSHHGANHPVQDLDSGKVVITSQNHGFAVDADTLPANARITHKSLFDNTLQGIELTDKPVFCFQGHPEASPGPQDVSYLFDKFIDNMKAAKQ; translated from the coding sequence ATGACCACTCCGGCTCTTCTCGTTCTCGCTGACGGCAGCGTATTTCACGGCACATCAATCGGTTACGAAGGTTCGACTTCCGGCGAAGTCGTGTTCAACACTTCCATGACCGGCTATCAGGAAATCCTGACCGACCCGTCCTACTGCAAACAAATCGTTACCCTTACCTACCCCCACATCGGCAATACCGGCACCAACGCCGAAGACGAAGAAAGCCGCAGCGTTTATGCCGCAGGCTTGATTATCCGCGACCTGCCGCTGCTGCACAGCAACTTCCGCGCCTCCGAAAGCCTGCACGACTATCTCGTGCGTAATAAAACCGTCGCCATCGCCGACATCGACACCCGTCGCCTGACCACGCTGCTACGCGAAAAAGGCGCACAAGGAGGCGCGATTTTGACCGGCGCGGATGCCACGGTTGAAAAAGCGCAAGAACTCATCGCCGCGTTCGGCAGCATGGTCGGCAAAGACTTGGCAAAAGAAGTTTCCTGCACAGAAGCCTACGAATGGACCGAAGGCGAATGGGCGCTGGGCAAAGGTTTCGTTACCCCTGCCGAACAGCCGTTCCACGTCGTCGCCTACGATTTCGGCGTGAAAACCAACATCCTGCGCATGCTCGCCTCACGCGGCTGCCGCCTGACCGTTGTCCCAGCACAAACCAGCGCGGAAGACGTGTTGGCACTCAACCCCGACGGCGTGTTCCTCTCCAACGGCCCCGGCGACCCCGAACCTTGCGACTACGCCATCGAAGCCGTGCAAAAACTGATGGCAAGCGGCAAACCCATCTTCGGCATCTGCTTGGGACACCAGCTCATCAGCCTCGCCATCGGCGCGAAAACCCTGAAAATGCACTTCAGCCACCACGGCGCGAACCACCCCGTTCAAGATTTGGACAGCGGCAAAGTCGTCATCACCAGCCAAAACCACGGCTTCGCCGTCGATGCCGACACCCTACCCGCCAACGCAAGAATTACCCACAAATCCTTGTTCGACAACACCTTGCAAGGCATCGAGCTGACCGACAAACCCGTGTTCTGCTTCCAAGGCCACCCCGAAGCCAGCCCCGGCCCGCAGGATGTCAGCTATCTGTTTGACAAATTCATTGACAATATGAAAGCGGCAAAACAATAA
- the nagZ gene encoding beta-N-acetylhexosaminidase, translating to MNAPYSIPRGPVMADVAAYCLSEEEKQRLLDPSIGGVILFRRNFENVGQLKALVQEIKALRTPELIIAVDHEGGRVQRFIEGFTRLPAMNTLGQIWDIEGEATAKEKAEQVGWVLATELTACGIDLSFTPVLDLDWGTCPVIGNRSFHHNADTVTQLALALQKGLNRGGMKSCGKHFPGHGFVEGDSHLVQPEDTRSLAELEAADMIPFRALSGAGMAAVMPAHVVYPQIDGKPAGFSEKWLKQILRQDIGFKGVIFSDDLTMEGAGAAGGIKERANASFTAGCDIVLVCNRPDLVDELRDGFQIPANPDLANRWQYMANTLGKEAAQAVMQTPAFQAAQAMTAQLATPKDTAGGVKVGEAF from the coding sequence ATGAACGCTCCCTATTCCATCCCGCGCGGTCCCGTTATGGCAGACGTCGCCGCCTACTGTCTCTCCGAAGAAGAAAAACAACGCTTGCTCGACCCGTCTATCGGCGGCGTCATCTTGTTCCGCCGCAACTTCGAAAACGTCGGGCAGCTCAAAGCCCTGGTTCAAGAAATCAAAGCACTGCGCACACCCGAACTCATCATCGCCGTCGATCACGAAGGCGGCAGGGTGCAACGCTTCATCGAAGGCTTCACCCGACTGCCCGCCATGAACACCTTAGGGCAGATTTGGGACATCGAAGGCGAAGCCACCGCCAAAGAAAAAGCCGAGCAGGTCGGCTGGGTATTGGCGACGGAACTGACCGCCTGCGGCATAGACCTCTCCTTCACGCCCGTCCTCGACCTCGACTGGGGAACATGTCCCGTCATCGGCAACCGCAGTTTCCACCACAACGCCGACACCGTAACCCAGCTCGCCCTTGCCCTGCAAAAAGGTCTGAACCGGGGCGGCATGAAATCCTGCGGCAAACATTTCCCCGGACACGGATTCGTCGAAGGCGACAGCCATTTGGTGCAACCCGAAGACACGCGTAGCCTTGCCGAACTCGAAGCCGCCGACATGATTCCGTTCCGCGCCTTAAGCGGCGCAGGCATGGCGGCGGTTATGCCCGCCCACGTCGTTTATCCGCAAATTGACGGCAAGCCCGCCGGTTTCTCTGAAAAATGGCTCAAACAAATCCTGCGCCAAGACATCGGATTTAAAGGCGTTATATTTTCAGACGACCTCACGATGGAAGGTGCAGGCGCAGCGGGCGGCATCAAAGAACGCGCAAACGCTTCCTTTACGGCAGGCTGCGACATCGTCCTCGTCTGCAACCGTCCCGACCTCGTGGACGAACTGCGCGACGGCTTCCAAATCCCCGCCAATCCAGATTTGGCAAACCGCTGGCAATACATGGCGAACACATTGGGCAAGGAAGCCGCCCAAGCCGTGATGCAAACGCCCGCTTTCCAAGCCGCACAAGCCATGACCGCGCAACTTGCTACGCCTAAAGACACAGCCGGCGGCGTGAAAGTCGGCGAAGCGTTTTAA
- a CDS encoding endonuclease domain-containing protein produces the protein MNPPEKLLTADNPTLNQRAKAMRQEMSEAEAKLWQHLRAGRLNGYKFRRQQPMGNYIVDFMCVTPKLIIEADGGQHTEQAAYDHARTAYLNSLGFTVLRFWNHEILQQTNDVLTEILRVLQELEKQPAR, from the coding sequence ATGAACCCGCCCGAAAAACTATTGACCGCCGACAACCCCACCCTGAATCAACGCGCCAAGGCTATGCGTCAAGAAATGAGCGAGGCGGAAGCGAAATTGTGGCAGCACCTGCGGGCAGGCCGTCTGAACGGCTATAAATTCCGCCGCCAGCAGCCGATGGGAAATTATATTGTTGATTTTATGTGCGTAACGCCCAAGCTGATTATCGAAGCAGACGGAGGGCAGCACACAGAACAAGCCGCATACGACCACGCGCGGACGGCATATCTCAACAGCCTGGGCTTTACCGTGCTGCGTTTTTGGAATCACGAGATTTTGCAGCAGACAAACGATGTGCTGACAGAAATCCTGCGTGTGTTACAGGAATTGGAAAAGCAGCCTGCACGGTAG
- the carB gene encoding carbamoyl-phosphate synthase large subunit — MPKRTDLKSILIIGAGPIVIGQACEFDYSGAQACKALREEGYKVILVNSNPATIMTDPEMADVTYIEPIMWQTVEKIIAKERPDAILPTMGGQTALNCALDLARNGVLAKYNVELIGATEDAIDKAEDRGRFKEAMEKIGLSCPKSFVCHTMNEALAAQEQVGFPTLIRPSFTMGGSGGGIAYNKDEFLAICERGFDASPTHELLIEQSVLGWKEYEMEVVRDKADNCIIICSIENFDPMGVHTGDSITVAPAQTLTDKEYQIMRNASLAVLREIGVDTGGSNVQFAVNPENGEMIVIEMNPRVSRSSALASKATGFPIAKVAAKLAVGFTLDELRNDITGGRTPASFEPSIDYVVTKIPRFAFEKFPAADDRLTTQMKSVGEVMAMGRTIQESFQKALRGLETGLCGFNPRSSDKAEIRRELANPGPERMLFVADAFRAGFTLEEIHEICAIDPWFLAQIEDLVKEEQQVSAGCLQDLDFAALRRLKRKGFSDKRIAQLLGVKEKEVREHRYALKLHPVYKRVDTCAAEFATETAYLYSTYEEECEARPSDRKKVMILGGGPNRIGQGIEFDYCCVHAALALRESGFETIMVNCNPETVSTDFDTSDRLYFEPLTLEDVLEIVRTENPWGVIVHYGGQTPLKLANALVENGVNIIGTSADSIDAAEDRERFQKVLNDLGLRQPPNRIAHNEEEALVKAEEIGYPLVVRPSYVLGGRAMQVVHSAEELQKYMREAVQVSEDSPVLLDFFLNNAIEVDVDCVSDGKDVVIGGIMQHVEQAGIHSGDSGCSLPPYSLSEEIQDEIRRQTKAMAYALGVVGLMNVQFAVQDGVVFVLEVNPRASRTVPFVSKATSVPLAKVGARCMAGISLQEQGVEKEVVPDFYAVKEAVFPFIKFPGVDTILGPEMRSTGEVMGVGASFGEAYYKAQLGAGERLNPTGKIFLAVRDEDKPLIVKTAQNFQALGYGVCATRGTAEYLKEHGIIVQAVNKVQEGRPHIVDAIKNGEIALVVNTVSSSAQSIADSHSIRRTSLTQRVPQYTTIAGGEAMSEGAKSRDHLGVYSVQELHGRLKNRG; from the coding sequence ATGCCCAAACGTACCGACCTAAAATCCATCCTTATCATCGGCGCCGGCCCTATCGTTATCGGTCAGGCCTGCGAATTTGACTATTCGGGCGCACAGGCCTGCAAGGCTTTGCGTGAAGAAGGCTACAAAGTCATTCTGGTGAATTCCAACCCCGCCACGATTATGACCGACCCTGAAATGGCGGATGTTACCTACATCGAGCCGATTATGTGGCAGACGGTGGAGAAGATTATTGCTAAGGAGCGTCCTGATGCGATTCTGCCGACGATGGGCGGCCAGACCGCGCTGAACTGTGCGCTGGATTTGGCGCGCAACGGCGTGCTGGCGAAATACAATGTTGAGCTGATCGGCGCGACGGAAGACGCCATCGACAAGGCGGAAGACCGCGGCCGCTTTAAGGAGGCGATGGAGAAAATCGGCCTCTCCTGCCCGAAATCTTTTGTCTGCCACACGATGAACGAAGCCTTGGCGGCGCAGGAACAGGTCGGCTTTCCGACGCTGATTCGTCCGTCTTTCACGATGGGCGGTTCGGGCGGCGGCATTGCCTACAATAAAGACGAGTTTTTGGCGATTTGCGAACGCGGTTTCGATGCGTCGCCCACGCATGAGTTGCTGATTGAGCAGTCCGTCCTCGGCTGGAAAGAGTACGAGATGGAGGTGGTGCGCGATAAGGCCGACAACTGCATCATCATCTGTTCGATTGAAAACTTCGACCCGATGGGCGTGCATACGGGCGACTCGATTACGGTTGCGCCGGCGCAAACGCTCACGGACAAAGAATACCAAATCATGCGCAACGCAAGCTTGGCGGTATTGCGCGAAATCGGCGTGGACACGGGCGGCTCGAACGTGCAGTTTGCGGTGAACCCTGAAAACGGCGAGATGATTGTGATTGAGATGAACCCGCGCGTGAGCCGTTCGTCCGCGCTGGCTTCCAAAGCGACGGGCTTCCCGATTGCGAAGGTGGCGGCAAAACTGGCGGTCGGCTTTACGCTGGACGAGTTGCGCAACGACATCACCGGCGGCCGTACGCCCGCGTCGTTCGAGCCGTCCATCGACTATGTCGTGACCAAAATCCCGCGTTTTGCGTTTGAAAAATTCCCCGCCGCAGACGACCGCCTGACCACGCAGATGAAATCGGTGGGCGAAGTAATGGCGATGGGCCGCACGATTCAGGAAAGCTTCCAAAAAGCCCTGCGCGGCTTGGAAACGGGCTTGTGCGGCTTCAATCCGAGAAGCTCTGACAAAGCGGAAATCCGCCGCGAACTGGCCAACCCAGGCCCTGAGCGTATGCTGTTTGTGGCAGACGCGTTCCGCGCGGGCTTCACGCTGGAAGAAATCCACGAAATCTGCGCCATCGACCCTTGGTTCTTGGCGCAAATCGAAGACTTGGTGAAAGAAGAGCAGCAGGTAAGTGCAGGCTGCCTGCAAGATTTGGATTTCGCCGCCTTACGTCGTCTGAAACGCAAAGGTTTCTCCGACAAACGCATCGCGCAACTTTTAGGCGTAAAAGAAAAAGAAGTGCGCGAACACCGCTACGCGCTGAAGCTGCATCCCGTCTATAAACGCGTCGACACCTGTGCCGCCGAGTTCGCCACCGAAACCGCCTACCTCTATTCCACTTACGAAGAAGAATGCGAAGCGCGTCCTTCCGACCGTAAAAAAGTGATGATTCTCGGCGGCGGCCCAAACCGCATCGGTCAAGGCATCGAGTTTGACTACTGCTGCGTCCACGCCGCGCTCGCCCTGCGCGAATCGGGCTTTGAAACGATTATGGTGAACTGCAACCCCGAAACCGTGTCCACCGACTTCGACACCAGCGACCGCCTCTATTTCGAGCCGCTGACGCTGGAAGACGTGTTGGAAATCGTCCGTACCGAAAACCCGTGGGGCGTGATTGTGCATTACGGCGGTCAAACCCCGCTCAAACTCGCCAACGCATTGGTTGAAAACGGCGTGAACATCATCGGCACGTCCGCCGACAGCATCGACGCCGCCGAAGACCGCGAACGCTTCCAAAAAGTGTTGAACGACTTAGGCTTGCGCCAGCCGCCCAACCGCATCGCCCACAACGAAGAAGAAGCGCTCGTCAAAGCCGAAGAAATCGGCTATCCGCTGGTCGTGCGCCCGTCTTACGTCCTCGGCGGCCGCGCCATGCAGGTCGTCCACTCCGCCGAAGAGCTGCAAAAATACATGCGCGAAGCCGTGCAGGTATCCGAAGACAGCCCCGTGTTGCTCGACTTCTTCCTGAACAACGCGATTGAAGTCGATGTGGACTGCGTTTCAGACGGCAAAGACGTCGTTATCGGCGGCATCATGCAGCACGTCGAACAGGCAGGCATCCACTCCGGCGACTCCGGCTGTTCGCTGCCGCCTTACTCGCTCAGCGAAGAAATCCAAGACGAAATCCGCCGCCAAACCAAAGCCATGGCGTACGCGCTGGGCGTGGTCGGCCTGATGAACGTCCAGTTTGCCGTGCAGGACGGCGTGGTGTTCGTGTTGGAAGTGAACCCGCGCGCCAGCCGTACCGTTCCCTTCGTCTCCAAAGCCACCAGCGTGCCGCTCGCCAAAGTCGGCGCGCGCTGTATGGCAGGCATTTCCCTGCAAGAGCAAGGCGTGGAAAAAGAAGTCGTCCCCGATTTCTATGCCGTTAAAGAAGCCGTGTTCCCCTTCATCAAATTCCCCGGCGTGGACACCATCCTCGGCCCGGAAATGCGCTCCACCGGCGAAGTGATGGGCGTGGGTGCAAGCTTCGGCGAAGCCTACTACAAAGCCCAACTCGGCGCAGGCGAACGCCTGAACCCGACCGGCAAAATCTTCCTCGCCGTGCGCGACGAAGACAAACCGCTCATCGTCAAAACCGCGCAAAACTTCCAAGCCTTAGGCTACGGCGTCTGTGCCACACGCGGCACCGCCGAATACCTGAAAGAGCACGGCATCATCGTGCAAGCGGTGAACAAAGTGCAGGAAGGCCGCCCGCACATCGTGGACGCGATTAAAAACGGTGAAATCGCACTGGTGGTCAACACCGTCAGCAGCTCCGCGCAATCCATCGCTGACAGCCACAGCATCCGCCGCACCTCCCTCACCCAACGCGTGCCGCAATACACCACCATCGCCGGCGGCGAAGCCATGAGCGAAGGCGCAAAAAGCCGCGACCACCTGGGCGTGTACAGCGTGCAGGAGTTGCACGGACGGTTGAAAAACAGAGGCTGA
- a CDS encoding TerC family protein has product MDFSWLAEPHTWIGFATLLVLEVVLGIDNLVFVAILANKVKPAQRDRARITGLGLAVVIRIIMLGFMAHIMTLTRPLFHIGGLDVSGKDMIMLAGGIFLLYKATTELHERLEGHNQFAVADSQRKHARFWSVVAQILILDAVFSIDSVITAVAMVDHIVVAMGAVAVAMTVMISASKPLTEFVDRHPTVVMLCLGFLLMIGFSLIAEAFHFHIPKGYLYAAIGFSILIEAFNQISQRNSRKNDYISSSWRKRTAENVLGMMGIRESVLAKAGDEAEDDGHFEENEKSMIRSVLTLAERPILGVMIPRRDIERLDISQSREEQHAQLQNTPYSRLLVVGKAGVDEPLGYINKKDLLAQLLETGELNIQAVLRQPLVLPDSTTALGAIELFRQSSADYALVVDEFGAVLGMVTMKDLLETIAGEFPEEFERQEEPAVQENADESLTVDGSLEYVELAPQLNLPPQEEDADFHTVAGLIMEELQSIPDVGDFADFHGWRFQVVEKDGQRIERVQITKLPDEG; this is encoded by the coding sequence ATGGATTTCAGTTGGTTGGCAGAGCCGCATACTTGGATAGGCTTTGCCACGCTTCTGGTACTCGAAGTCGTCTTGGGGATAGACAACCTCGTTTTCGTCGCCATTTTGGCGAACAAAGTCAAACCCGCCCAACGAGACCGCGCGCGTATTACCGGTTTGGGGCTTGCGGTCGTTATCCGCATCATCATGCTCGGCTTCATGGCACACATCATGACCCTGACGCGCCCGCTGTTCCACATTGGTGGGTTGGACGTTTCCGGCAAAGACATGATTATGCTCGCGGGCGGCATCTTCTTGCTCTACAAAGCCACCACCGAACTGCACGAACGCCTCGAAGGGCATAACCAATTTGCCGTTGCCGACAGTCAGAGAAAACACGCGCGATTTTGGAGCGTGGTTGCCCAAATCCTGATTCTTGACGCGGTATTTTCCATCGATTCCGTCATCACTGCCGTCGCGATGGTCGATCACATCGTCGTCGCCATGGGTGCCGTTGCCGTTGCCATGACCGTCATGATTTCCGCCAGCAAACCGCTGACCGAATTTGTGGACAGGCATCCTACCGTCGTCATGCTCTGCTTGGGTTTTCTGCTGATGATCGGTTTCAGCCTCATTGCCGAAGCCTTCCATTTCCACATTCCGAAAGGCTACCTCTACGCCGCTATCGGCTTCTCCATCCTGATTGAAGCATTCAACCAAATTTCGCAGCGCAACAGCCGCAAAAACGACTACATTAGCAGCTCATGGCGCAAACGAACCGCCGAGAACGTCTTGGGCATGATGGGCATACGCGAAAGCGTGCTTGCCAAAGCGGGCGATGAAGCAGAGGATGATGGGCATTTCGAAGAAAACGAAAAATCCATGATACGCAGCGTCCTTACGCTTGCCGAACGTCCCATCCTCGGCGTGATGATTCCCCGCCGCGACATTGAGCGTTTGGACATCTCCCAAAGCCGTGAAGAGCAACACGCCCAACTGCAAAACACCCCGTACAGCCGCCTGCTCGTCGTCGGTAAAGCCGGCGTGGACGAACCGTTGGGCTACATCAACAAAAAAGACCTACTCGCCCAACTGCTCGAAACCGGCGAACTCAATATCCAAGCCGTCCTGCGCCAGCCACTAGTCCTGCCGGACAGTACGACTGCGTTGGGCGCGATTGAACTGTTCCGCCAAAGCAGCGCGGATTATGCTTTGGTAGTCGATGAATTCGGCGCGGTTTTGGGCATGGTTACCATGAAAGACCTGCTGGAAACCATTGCCGGCGAATTCCCCGAAGAGTTTGAACGCCAAGAAGAACCCGCCGTTCAAGAAAATGCCGATGAAAGCTTGACCGTGGACGGTTCGCTCGAATACGTCGAACTCGCGCCGCAACTCAACCTCCCGCCGCAAGAAGAAGATGCCGACTTCCACACTGTCGCCGGACTGATTATGGAAGAGCTGCAAAGCATTCCCGATGTCGGCGACTTTGCCGACTTCCACGGCTGGCGTTTCCAAGTCGTTGAAAAAGACGGTCAACGCATCGAGCGGGTACAGATCACCAAGCTGCCTGACGAAGGATAA
- a CDS encoding SemiSWEET family transporter translates to MTEKQMRVLSVVATLTAVGMYVSYIPQIQNNLAGNPGSPLQPLVAAINCTLWVAYGFLKEKRDYPVMLANAPGIILGLITFITSF, encoded by the coding sequence ATGACTGAAAAACAAATGCGCGTCCTCTCCGTCGTCGCCACCCTGACCGCCGTAGGCATGTACGTTTCCTATATCCCGCAAATCCAAAACAACCTCGCAGGCAACCCTGGCTCGCCGCTGCAACCACTCGTCGCCGCCATCAACTGCACATTATGGGTTGCCTACGGCTTTTTGAAAGAAAAACGCGACTACCCCGTTATGCTGGCAAACGCCCCCGGTATCATTTTGGGCTTGATTACCTTTATCACCAGCTTTTAA